The nucleotide window TGAGGATCGGGCCGCGGGGTATCATGAGGGTCGACCAGCTCGCCTTCGCGGCCACGGGGCGGAGGAAGCCCGGGTAgtcgagggagagggcggcggagaagaagacgtgCTGGAGGTACGAGAGGCACTCGGCGATGCGGGTGAGATGCGAGCGGGTCGGCTCGCGCATGAGGGGCCCGATCTGGAGGACGCTGTCGGAGAGGGAGGCCATGTCGGAGGATTCGTGCCACagcgcgacggcgaggacgacgaggaagacggcgatggGGGCGTAGAGGGCGGCGTCAGCGAGGGACCGGTTCAGCGACGGGGTTACGTGCGCCTTTGCGCAGGCGTAGGGGAGGCCGTTTGCGTCCCGGAGCTGGAGCGACACGTCGAGGCTATCCAATGTCTTGGGGTTGGCGATCTTGTAGTCGAAAGCGTGGGTAGTGAGCGCCCGTTCGTACTCGGCGCTTCCGAATACCCAGCAGGAGACGTTGGCCGCCGTGTCTTCGTAGGACTCGAAGCCTCCCATGGAGGCGACCTGGAGACTGCCGGGAGTCCGCGGGGCGAGCTGAACGTCGCACGTTTTCTGGCCTGGTCGGCTTCCGGTTAGGTTCAGCCGGAGtagcgcggcggcgccgccttcttggaCGTCGAGCGATGCCGTGAGGTCCTCGAGGTGAAGGCGCGGGAGCGGAgacacgccgccgccgccgccgccgccgccgccgccgctccggGACAACTGATCGTAGCAGTCTTGGACCTGGACGTAGGCGGCGCATGTCTGTTGCGGGAGCGTggccagcagcaggccgaccAGGGTCATCCGGACGGCCTGTGGCGCCCGGCCAgccgacggggacgacgagCGTGACGGTTTCATGCCGATGTGCATGGCGTCCAGACCCGGCTGATGATTTCCAGTGTGTAGTTTTGGGAGCAGATCACCCGGATCGAGGGTTGAGATGTCAACTGCAGCCGCACAgtgttttcttttttgcgAACCGAGGGGCATGCTGGATATGCCAACGGACGGTTAGacgaaaagggggggggagggggggggtccaTGACCGCCCAGCCAGATCTCGTATCAAGTGGGTTTCCGGCGCGGACAAATACGAGAACGCTGAGATGGAACAAGGATGATGCCGTAGACAGAAAGTAGAAAGAGTCCTGTACGCTCCGCTAACTCCACTTCGAGAACGTGACGGGCCAGGGTGCATTTTGAAAGAATTGAAGGCTATTCCAACATCTTGCGGCACGAGGGGCCTCTTAACTGGCGCTCCGGGCGGCCTTAGCCGTAGGTGCGGAAGAACGCCGTGACCGTTGTGGGGCCGGGTTTCGGCAGCTGTGGGGCCCGTTCGATCCCCCACCCGCCCACCGCGATTCGGATGGCTGGGCGTGGACGGCGAAGCTTCCGGGAGACAACTTTACGGTCAACAAACGCTGCGTTAGAAGTGAACAATCACAGATTGGGAACAATACACGGCCCTGGCTGCACAAACGCAACCACGGCGTTCCATCATAAAACGAGGTACATGTTACACTTTACTACAGCTTGGACCTCTCCAAAGGCAAGTCGACTTCGATGACGCCCTGAGCCGCGGATGCGATCCTCCAGATCTTGACGATTCTGAGGCCGGCCGAAGTGATCAGCGCCTCCCACTCCTTCTCCGTACGCTCTTGCGCAGACCCAAAAGCCATCATCCCCATGTCATAGCTGGCGGCGTGCGGGTGGACGGGTCCGTCGTCGTTCATCACATGGTCGTGGATCAGGATCCTGCTGTACCCGGGTCTCATGGCCGTCTTTTGCATCTGGAGAATCTTACGGGCTGGCCTGTCGGGCCAGTCATGGAGGATCTGGTGCATGTAGTAGGCGCGGGCATCTGGATCGTTGTCAGTCTCGGGGTGGGGACGGAGAAACAGGGAGAGTGGGGGGCAACATACGCTTGATGGGCTGTGGGGTGAAAAAGTCGTACGGGACCTTGTTGATACCCCTGGCGAGAGAGGAAGCCTTGTCCGCGAGGACGGAGgggaggtcctcgaggtACAGCCCGGACGCGGTCTCGGGATGTTTCTCATAGAAGCACTGGATATCCTGGCCAGCACTACCTCCCACGTCTACGAGGAGGGGCAGCTTCGGATCGTAGTCGAGGAGCCTGTGGCTGGGGTAGATCGATGTCCACCTGGCCTGgatcgacgtcgacgtcttctGCACGACGTTGAAGATCTCTCCCTGGTCGGGGTGCTCCTCGAGATACTTGAAAAGCCCGCCCCCGTAGTTGAAGGTGAAGTCAAAGATGGTCGCACGGCTCTTTCTGGGGTTCTGGTAGCCTATTTTGGCGAAATATTCCGGCATGTGGGTGCACATGGGGATGAAGTACTGGCGGCTGCCCAGCCTCAGCGACGAATTCCGCACCGGATCACTGTGCAGGAAGGAGACTTACTAGAACTCGGCCGTTATGCCAAAGTCcggctcggcgagcttcATGCAGAACTGGGTCGGCTTGTATTTTCCATCGGGGGTCATCTCAACTAGGTGGTTTGCCGCCAAGAGGCGGAGTAGTCGGTCTAACGCGATTTAGTTTCGAAACACCCTTTCGAACGGTCCCGCATGGTCAACTCACGAAGAAGGGCGGCATCACAGCCATTAGCGAGGCCTGCCAGCTGGGCGCTTGTCATCGGCGAGTTTCCGTTCTGTTGCCATCGCTCGAAGAGTCGCAAATCCCTGAGTACTTCCAACGCGGCTGATGTCATGGGCTAGCACACTCGCGTTGGTCAAATCTGATTCTGACGGTTCATCCACGCCGCTCGACGGGCGACTTACTTGACTCAGAGACAACCTGACAAGGGTGTCCCACGGCGACTCGATTTTGCCGACAAGCTCATGTAGTGTAGAAAGAACCCTGACTCGGTCGTCTTCGTTCTCGATGGAGTCTACGAGCCCGTTGGCGGCTTGTAGAAAGGTCTTCACCGCGTCCGACATTTTTGGAATCTGCAGGCCTGTTCTGATTCGCAACCGAAAATAGTTCCTCTCTCCGTACTGGCCGCAGATTGAAAAGCAGTCAACCAGTTCTAAGGTGCTTGATTTGAATATCTTGTAATGGTAACGGACAGGTGACAGTAGTCCGCGGGGAACAAAGTGCCTCTAGCGAGCCGAGACGTGCCAGATCGATGGACGGGCTGACGTTTAAGTCGGGGTGGCGGTACATTATCCCGCGCAAATTGCCGTTCCATGCTCATTGGGCATTACAGTCAAGCTTTGAGCGCTTTCAAACTCTTTTTCCAACAACCAATCACTGCCTACCGACGAAAATGGTTCAACAATGCATTGGGACCGATTTGAATACAATTCGTATCACCCCCACTTACTTCGGGTTCGGGTTCACCTCACCCGCGTAAGCAGCATTAACTTAAATACTAGCTttttataaagtataaataagACATAATAGATATTTAGCTATATGTAGTGCTATAATCTAGATTTATCTTTCTTTGTGTTTCGGTGGTTGACGAATGGGTGGTAGTTGCGAATGGCTAGTGAGCACCTACACGGGTGAGGTGAAATCGAACCCGAAATAGGTGGGGGCGTGGCACGGGCAGTTCAACAGGGTTTCGGGGAGTTAGCCGTTGGTTGGCTTACCGGAGAACAGGAAAGATTCCTTAACCGAAAGACGGTGCAATTCTAGCCATTTTGGTATGCTCGGATGATGAACCTCAGGGGCGAGATGGTTGATTTGAGTTTGTGCTTCGGCAGTTGGACCCGTCCGCTGGCCGCTCGACCGCCCACCTGTTTGTTTCGTGGTGGGGACTGTCGGGCCATACCCGGGGCTTTGGCAAGCGGCCAGCGCCGGCGGAATTTTGTAAAAACGCCGGCTCCTGCTAGTAATTTCTACTTCCCGTTTTGAATTGAATGTTCTATCCCGATATGAAACCCCTGGAGCGTCATTCTAGTCAAGTTGGTTTATAGAGATGTGTCACACCCCCCCAAAAACCTGCCGATTATCATGTTGGCAGGACTCAAAAAGGGGCTTTCTCAAATGGTATCCTAGCCGCACATGCCAGTATTGATCACCTAAAAAAATTGAGACTAAGAAATTAAAGAATTATGGGCTTCAGGAAGCCAGATGATTAGAAGGAAGATATCTGCCAGACTCTCCTATCAAATAGAAGGCAAAGGATAATGGCGTGGTACTATTTGAAAGAGAGATGAAATAATACATCCACAAAGTCAGTTCCAAGACTTTTTTCAGATACTCAACAATGCTTTGGTCTGTCGTACCCTCAGTCTCAGCAGGACAGCTGCATGAACACTGAATACGCGTATAAGGTCAGGCTGGAAGTGTACCCAGAGCGCCTCAGCCCCAATGATTCGGACATAGTCCCATAATCTATATTACTCAGCTACTGTGTTGGCCGCTGGATATTAATCAAAGCCGAGACGCCCCCACCAGACTTTTCCGCGTGTTATgcacccttcttcttctagAGTTTTACGGGTGGACTCACGTAATTGCATAGCCGTTCCACTTTCTTCTCTCGCTCCTTTTTTCAGCAATCTATGGTCTGCCTGCCAATGCCGAAACAGCAACGGGAACAGGCGTCGGGCCGACGACATCATCGAAAGTCAAGAAACGGCTGCAGCGGCTGCAAGAAAAGACACATCAAATGTGACGAAACGCGACCGGAATGCCGCAATTGTATCATGGGTGAGCGGCTATGCTCGTACCTCGTCCCAGGTTCCAGTAACGACGCCTCGCACCCAAGGCTAGCCAACGCCGTATATCCCCCCGGCAGCGTCCTCAGTGACCATGTACCTGTTGTTCCCAAGGACGCAAGTGAAGGATCGTCGTGTCCAAAACCGACCTTTACAGCCACTCACATGGCCCTCCTTCACTATGCGGAGACGAACATGTCCGAGTACATGGCGCTCCAGGGCAGTGTACGGCCACTGATCGACACTGCTGTGGAACACGCGTTTACGACGCCATATCTTCTAGACCAACTACTTGCCTTGTCTGCGCTTCATCTCTCGACCCGAGACGTGGCGCAGGCTGCATCTTTCCGTCACCAAGCTACCGAGTTGCAGACACGCGCGTTGGGCTGTTTCAACCAGGCCAAAGACCACATATGCGACAGCAACTATATGTCGGCTTTCCTATTCGCCTCGTTCCTGGGCCTCCACGTTCTTCATGAGACGCTTCAGATACAACACGACACACTGGCAGGGTTCGTTGATGGCTTCGTTGGCTACGCTCGTCTACATAGGGGGGTACGGGCTATCATACAAAGCTACTGGCGCGATATCCTCCGGTCCGACCTGAAACCTCTTCTATACATCCCAATGTTGTCCGGGCAAACGGAGTCAGAGTGCCCCGGGGAAGAGACGAGGCAGTTGAGAGAATTCCTCgagtcgtcctcgacctcgtccaccaCCACTGTAGCTTGTCTCTCGGCCCTTGGTAAGGTTCAATGGGTGCTGGATATGACCAAACGAGAACCGTCCAGGTGTAATGTTGGTACCCAAGCTGTCATGGCATGGCCGCTTGTCGTTCCTGATGACTACATCGAAGCCCTCCACCAGAACAGACCGGAAGCTCTTGTCGTGCTGGCATTCTATGCGTCCATCATGCACCGTTATCGTCACTACTGGATATTTGGAGATTCGGGCTCCTTCTTGGTTGACCTTGTGGCCAAGACGGTTGGCTCTTTCTGGCAGACTGCTTTGGCTTGGCCACTTCAGACTGTATCGGAAAATTAGACATCTATAGCGCTGCATGAGATGAGAGTTATAAGGCAATGTGTCCTCGTAATTGTTTGCAAGTTCAGTTTCTCTATCACAAGATAACAGATTatcggcgatgtcgagaaCATAGGCTTCGGGACGAGGAGCGGAAATATCCCGCCGTGATGTTGTACCTGAGAACAGAGTGAAAGATGACTTGG belongs to Colletotrichum higginsianum IMI 349063 chromosome 5, whole genome shotgun sequence and includes:
- a CDS encoding O-methyltransferase, with protein sequence MTPDGKYKPTQFCMKLAEPDFGITAEFYDPVRNSSLRLGSRQYFIPMCTHMPEYFAKIGYQNPRKSRATIFDFTFNYGGGLFKYLEEHPDQGEIFNVVQKTSTSIQARWTSIYPSHRLLDYDPKLPLLVDVGGSAGQDIQCFYEKHPETASGLYLEDLPSVLADKASSLARGINKVPYDFFTPQPIKHARAYYMHQILHDWPDRPARKILQMQKTAMRPGYSRILIHDHVMNDDGPVHPHAASYDMGMMAFGSAQERTEKEWEALITSAGLRIVKIWRIASAAQGVIEVDLPLERSKL
- a CDS encoding Upc2 protein, whose product is MGERLCSYLVPGSSNDASHPRLANAVYPPGSVLSDHVPVVPKDASEGSSCPKPTFTATHMALLHYAETNMSEYMALQGSVRPLIDTAVEHAFTTPYLLDQLLALSALHLSTRDVAQAASFRHQATELQTRALGCFNQAKDHICDSNYMSAFLFASFLGLHVLHETLQIQHDTLAGFVDGFVGYARLHRGVRAIIQSYWRDILRSDLKPLLYIPMLSGQTESECPGEETRQLREFLESSSTSSTTTVACLSALGKVQWVLDMTKREPSRCNVGTQAVMAWPLVVPDDYIEALHQNRPEALVVLAFYASIMHRYRHYWIFGDSGSFLVDLVAKTVGSFWQTALAWPLQTVSEN